In Arthrobacter ramosus, one DNA window encodes the following:
- the galU gene encoding UTP--glucose-1-phosphate uridylyltransferase GalU codes for MSMGRSVRKAVIPAAGLGTRFLPATKAMPKEMLPVVDQPAIQYVVEEAVKAGLSDVLMITGRNKRALEDHFDRAPDLERTLGLKGDEARLDAVQHASGLGPIHYVRQGEPKGLGHAVLCAKQHVGDEPFAVLLGDDLIDESEELLSTMIDVQAKTGGSVIALIEVEPSQISAYGCADITPIAGEDYVRVNSLVEKPSVEEAPSNLAVIGRYVLHPAVFDVLEETGPGRGGEIQLTDALQTLAKGEGEGTGVYGVVFRGRRYDTGDKLSYLKAVITLAYERAEFGEDLKTWMKEFLG; via the coding sequence ATGTCTATGGGGAGATCAGTTCGTAAAGCAGTTATTCCGGCCGCCGGATTGGGCACGCGCTTCTTGCCGGCCACCAAGGCGATGCCGAAGGAAATGTTACCGGTGGTGGATCAACCGGCTATCCAATATGTGGTTGAGGAAGCCGTAAAGGCCGGCCTTAGCGACGTGCTGATGATCACCGGCCGCAACAAGCGCGCCCTTGAAGACCATTTCGACCGCGCACCTGATCTCGAACGCACTTTGGGGCTGAAAGGCGACGAAGCCCGCTTGGACGCAGTGCAGCATGCCTCCGGACTTGGGCCTATCCACTATGTACGGCAGGGCGAACCGAAGGGCTTGGGCCATGCCGTACTGTGCGCCAAGCAGCACGTGGGTGACGAACCGTTCGCGGTGCTGTTGGGCGACGACCTGATTGACGAGAGCGAGGAGCTCCTGTCAACCATGATCGACGTCCAAGCGAAGACCGGCGGCTCGGTGATTGCCCTCATCGAGGTGGAGCCGTCGCAGATCAGCGCGTATGGCTGCGCCGACATTACACCAATCGCGGGGGAGGACTACGTCCGGGTCAACAGCCTCGTGGAGAAGCCTTCTGTTGAGGAAGCGCCATCGAATTTGGCTGTCATTGGACGCTATGTCCTGCACCCGGCTGTGTTCGATGTCCTCGAGGAGACCGGGCCCGGGCGCGGTGGCGAGATCCAACTGACCGACGCCCTCCAGACCCTCGCCAAGGGCGAAGGCGAAGGCACAGGCGTTTACGGGGTGGTCTTCCGTGGACGTCGCTACGATACCGGGGACAAGCTCAGCTACTTGAAGGCCGTCATCACGCTGGCTTACGAGCGGGCAGAGTTCGGCGAAGACCTCAAAACTTGGATGAAGGAATTCCTGGGCTAG
- a CDS encoding low molecular weight phosphatase family protein has protein sequence MESPQPIRILTVCTGNICRSPVAERLLQAGLDQVLHGGFEVRSAGTRAMVGSPIQPLSADIIRTYGGTPEGFAARQLTQKILRESDLVLTMASHHRGEVLQLDASLLKRTFTIREFARMVTALEERGDASPSGSDYAQLWRELPARASSVRHLVLAAKSSDNDVADPYKQGAEAYLRMEDELAPAILRILRYARLSMQHS, from the coding sequence TTGGAATCGCCCCAACCCATTCGGATACTGACCGTTTGCACCGGCAACATCTGCCGCTCCCCCGTAGCCGAACGTTTGCTCCAGGCCGGCCTGGACCAGGTTCTCCACGGCGGCTTCGAAGTCCGCAGTGCGGGCACCCGCGCCATGGTGGGTAGCCCCATCCAGCCGCTGTCAGCGGACATCATCCGCACATACGGCGGCACCCCCGAAGGCTTTGCCGCCCGCCAGCTAACCCAGAAAATCCTCAGGGAATCGGACCTGGTACTCACTATGGCGTCCCACCATCGCGGAGAGGTCCTGCAGTTGGATGCCTCCCTGCTCAAACGGACGTTCACCATCCGCGAGTTCGCACGGATGGTGACAGCCCTTGAAGAACGAGGCGACGCATCGCCGTCGGGCTCTGACTACGCCCAACTATGGCGAGAATTGCCGGCGCGGGCGTCCTCCGTGCGCCACCTCGTCCTGGCGGCAAAATCTTCGGACAACGACGTCGCTGACCCCTACAAACAGGGCGCCGAGGCATACCTGCGGATGGAAGACGAGTTGGCTCCGGCCATCCTCAGGATTCTGCGCTACGCGCGGCTAAGCATGCAGCATTCCTAG